In Toxoplasma gondii ME49 chromosome X, whole genome shotgun sequence, a single genomic region encodes these proteins:
- a CDS encoding DJ-1 family protein (encoded by transcript TGME49_214290~Gene product name based on ToxoDB Community Expert Annotation. PMID:21670272.~Signal peptide predicted by SignalP 2.0 HMM (probability 0.972) with cleavage site probability 0.328 at residue 25), whose protein sequence is MSPLGFGAFLSPLLLFCVSPHLRTGVSRSFSSFLKPQKLQRFVSREYPRRRCLPSLHFTSRCFSTRLSSRKMAVKVLVPVAHDSEEIEAVSIIDTLRRAGAEVVVASVEDTEIVRMSRGVCVKADKLISAVENETYDCIAIPGGMPGAERCRDSAALTAMLKTHKAQGKLIAAICASPAVVLQTHGLLQGEKAVAYPCFMDQFPADMRGEGRVCVSNKIVTSVGPSSAIEFALKLIEVLYNKEQAKKIAAQLLYAY, encoded by the exons ATGTCTCCGCTAGGCTTCGGAGCGTTTCTttcccctctgcttctcttttgtgtgtctcctcactTGCGGACGGGAGTTTCCCgatctttctcttctttcttgaaGCCACAAAAGCTCCAGCGTTTTGTTTCTCGCGAGTATCCCCGTCGCCGTTGTCTGCCGTCTCTCCATTTCACGTCTCGGTGTTTTTCCACGCGTCTTTCCTCGAGAAAAATGGCAGTCAAAGTGCTTGTTCCCGTC GCTCACGATAGCGAGGAAATTGAGGCAGTCTCCATCATTGATACCCTTCGACGAGCCG GCGCCGAGGTGGTGGTTGCGAGTGTAGAGGACACCGAAATCGTTCGCATGTCACGCGGCGTTTGCGTGAAAGCCGACAAGCTCATCTCAGCGGTGGAAAATGAAACGTATGACTGCATCGCGATTCCGGGTGGCATGCCAGGGGCCGAAAGGTGCCGAGACTCTGCAGCTCTGACGGCCATGCTCAAGACTCACAAGGCACAGGGCAAGCTCATTGCCGCGATCTGCGCCAGCCCCGCTGTCGTGCTCCAGACTCACGGTCTTCTtcaaggagaaaaggcggtTGCGTATCCCTGCTTCATGGACCAATTCCCCGCCGATATGCGTGGCGAAGGCCGAGTCTGCGTCAGCAACAAAATCG TGACTTCCGTTGGACCCTCGAGCGCTATCGAATTCGCACTGAAACTCATCGAAGTTCTGTACAACAaagagcaggcgaagaagatcGCGGCACAGCTCCTTTACGCGTACTAA
- a CDS encoding phosphoadenosine phosphosulfate reductase family protein (encoded by transcript TGME49_214280) codes for MRLRFTTRGDGATFGLAHPLCAASTSAPPAVTMALVAAAAASGVHSPPSSPLVAPLAYPLTCPLSSPRSSSSSPSVSPVSVFPVESSSAGSASSTPVACTCSYANSVTPLCYQNSHLPHPGPSSTLTSTSVSSVSSSERPSPPGSAGACLSSVSKSLSAYESLVVSESPAAPESPPAAEARSASCGVAGCLHGDAGSVRSSAGWTRRKESVSAAPERQGDGRDRAACARERSEGVIREDNVKSTVSSEASENGRFVQSQGRVQMERRRACRSSKGETNGADSGLPENANNRGEALWSFAAFKESVALLRRIEAAIEEGTHGGLEPQRLRHASAEKELLTEGDKETEQGRNRATCSHGRCATEEEREEENLTRQEQDEMTPAVMAGLLRNGLELLVDAFRLFGPESVILSFNGGKDAVVALHLYRAALAKFLLSQDNVGRKEGKAVFKSSALLAGAETHSSFEAGDRERDTQSIETHSSGRATSSARSSRNVNRSEEGWEEEKKVQDEEQDSNRLASLFTGLPRPKAIYFHGNEEEFEEVADFVEHTANEFELDVSIYHCGLAEGVQDFSSRFSHLRPLAFVLGTREGDPNTAHLLPMQASSSWLPAFLRVHPLVGFRYGHIWHFIRHFALPYCVLYDRGYTSIGTKKNTKPNPHLFCSETGLYAPAYLLANWADERSGRN; via the exons ATGCGATTGCGTTTCACGACTCGAGGCGACGGCGCTACCTTTGGCCTCGCCCATCCTCTCTGTGCCGCCTCGACTTCGGCTCCACCTGCCGTCACTATGGCGCTAgttgcagcagctgctgcctctgGAGTCcactctcctccctcttctcctctcgttgcGCCTCTCGCTTACCCTCTCACTtgccctctttcttctcctcgttcgtcctcctcgtctccctctgtgtcGCCAGTGTCTGTGTTCCCTGTggagtcttcttccgctggttctgcgtcctcgacgcccgttgcatgcacttgcTCGTACGCGAACTCTGTCACTCCTTTGTGTTATCAAAATTCACATCTCCCGCATCCTGGCCCATCCTCGACTTTGACCTCcacctctgtgtcttctgtaTCTTCTTCTGAGCGTCCGTCGCCACCTGGCTCTGCAGGCGCTTGTCTGTCCTCAGTCTCtaagtctctctctgcttaTGAATCTCTAGTTGTTTCTGAATCTCCTGCTGCTCCTGAATCTCCCCCCGCTGCTGAAGCTCGCTCTGCTTCGTGTGGGGTCGCTGGCTGTCTCCACGGAGACGCAGGGTCTGTGAGAAGCTCAGCAGGGTGGACTCGGCGGAAGGAATCAGTTAGCGCGgcgccagagagacagggcgaTGGACGAGACAGAGCCGCCTGCGctcgagagaggagcgaaggAGTCATTCGCGAGGACAACGTGAAGtcaactgtctcctcggaggCCAGCGAAAACGGGCGTTTCGTCCAGTCTCAGGGCCGCGTCCAGATGGAGCGACGgagagcatgcagaagctCAAAAGGGGAGACGAACGGCGCTGACAGCGGCCTTCCGGAAAACGCGAACAACAGGGGTGAGGCTCTTTGGAGTTTTGCTGCCTTCAAAGAAAGTGTGGCGTTGCTTCGGCGAATCGAAGCAGCCATCGAGGAGGGAACGCACGGAGGGCTGGAACCTCAGAGGCTGCGTCACGCAAGTGCGGAGAAAGAACTGTTGACAGAGGGggacaaggagacagagcagggACGGAACAGAGCGACATGCTCGCATGGGAGATGTGctacagaggaagagagagaggaagagaattTGACCAGACAGGAACAAGACGAGATGACGCCGGCGGTCATGGCAGGCTTGCTCAGGAACGGCCTCGAACTCCTCGTCGACGCATTCAG ACTGTTTGGTCCTGAGTCGGTGATTCTTTCGTTCAACGGGGGCAAGGATGCAGTGGTTGCTCTGCATCTGTATCGCGCCGCTCTCGCGAAATTCTTACTGTCGCAAGACAACGTTGGCCGCAAGGAGGGAAAAGCGGTTTTCAAGTCCTCAGCGCTTCTCGCTGGTGCCGAGACGCACAGCAGTTTCGAAGCAGGCgaccgagaaagagacacccaGAGCATTGAGACGCATTCATCAGGAAGGGCGACATCGTCGGCGAGGAGTTCGCGGAACGTAAATCGATCTGAAGAAGGatgggaagaagagaagaaagtccAAGACGAGGAACAAGACTCTAACCGCTTGGCGAGTCTTTTCACCGGACTGCCGAGACCCAAGGCAATCTACTTCCACGGCAACGAAGAGGAGTTCGAAGAAGTCGCCGATTTTGTGGAGCACACTGCAAACGAGTTCGAACTCGATGTCAG TATTTATCACTGCGGTCTGGCAGAAGGCGTTCAAGATTTCTCTTCCCGCTTTTCTCACTTGCGCCCGTTGGCGTTCGTTCTCG GCACTCGGGAGGGTGACCCGAACACCGCGCATCTTCTGCCTATGCAAGCGTCCAGTTCGTGGCTGCCTGCCTTTCTGCGGGTGCATCCTCTCGTGGGATTCCGGTACGGCCACATATGGCATTTCATTCGTCACTTCGCGCTGCCCTACTGTGTCCTCTACGACAGAGGCTACACCAGCATCGGAAC GAAAAAGAACACGAAACCAAATCCCCATCTTTTCTGTTCGGAGACCGGGTTGTACGCGCCTGCGTATCTCCTCGCAAACTGGGCAGATGAAAGATCTGGAAGAAACTGA
- a CDS encoding hypothetical protein (encoded by transcript TGME49_214295~Predicted trans-membrane domain (TMHMM2.0):37-57) — MSATVTWKPILQNSESLQAPIQEVVICRFPKKRTSKRGIVFAIYMCFLLLRCRQILLSSELQAWAAPGGGSLSNEQQQRGVRVSRNSLHWVNFTKAPTRQSGTQIASHISTKVHV; from the exons ATGTCGGCCACGGTCACCTGGAAACCCATTTTGCAGAATTCAGAGTCTCTGCAAGCACCCATCCAAGAGGTCGTCATTTGCAGATTTCCGAAGAAACGAACCTCTAAGCGTGGTATCGTATTTGCCATCTACATGTGCTTTTTGCTCCTGAGATGCCGTCAGATACTTCTGTCTTCCGAATTGCAGGCTTGGGCCGCCCCTGGAGGCGGCTCTCTCTCCAATgaacagcagcagagag GTGTCCGAGTGTCTCGCAACAGTCTCCACTGGGTAAATTTCACTAAGGCTCCAACGAGACAGAGTGGAACCCAAATCGCATCGCATATTTCCACTAAGGTGCACGTTTAA
- a CDS encoding translation initiation factor IF-2, putative (encoded by transcript TGME49_214270), which produces MAPKKKGGRGGRRGGLSSDEEFEAKKPTPVPAADSTDSESSSEDSSEDERPRRGASRFALAVSSSESDSDSESESASGSESESESGGGSESGSEREDKSKARDGKAAPKQAGRKVESSSSADEKEAESSDEESKNAKGGGKRKSERESDNSDEELKTKAQPSRPQGKAKASPKKAQGKGKKGKQVDDDDLDAVLEEVGASVPGKAESPAVAEKGKKGKKDKKEADDLDDLLAELESPAKKGASPVAAAAAAPVTVEKPAVSDEEAEGRGAAPGGLTKNQLKKQKKKQAAQKKVAQKKDDSDDETKPAPPAKKGPLSAAARAAQERLRLLKEEEERQKKEEEERKRQEEEQRKREEEEEKRRQEERALREQRRAERKQRLKEEGKLLSSKEKKERERQQAFLRQLQEKGVVLGEDQSETSHKKKSSRAVDGKKKKKKEKTETPEDAEEAESSRRREEEPREEEKKRKEEEPAHENWEELLDELDDDGDSPDAKTNTEKEQQSQKVKKGGANARQRAAMEAAAAVEAAAAAEKKAQEEAAEKKKKEVELRSPIVCILGHVDTGKTKLLDKIRHTNVQDNEAGGITQQIGATYFPPEALVEQCRKFSKAELRLPGLLIIDTPGHSSFTNLRARGSSLCDLAIVVVDIMHGMEQQTRESLELLKQKKCPFIIALNKIDRLYGWNSIPWQHDIPKHLASQGPSTRDEFDRRAMEAITQLQEEGFNCRLYWENEDVRKNVSVVPTSAVTGEGVPDLLNLVVQVNQTLMQRTIAKEAVDSRLARGDRQLQCTILEVKAIDGLGTTIDVILVHGTLYEGDKIVVCGMSGPIVTTIRALLTPQPLKELRVKGEYIQHAFIQAAMGVKISAPNLEEAVAGTSVFVVEEDDDIEDLKEEVMSDMGSIFKSVDRTGSGVYVMASTLGSLEALLVFLQESKIPVFGVNIGTVQKKDVKKASIMREKGRPDLSVILAFNVKVDPEAEKEAKTLGVKIMTAEIIYHLFDEFTAYFQSMKEEKKKAVAQEAIFPCILGVLPQYIFNKKDPLILGVVVEEGILKVGTPLCVPDKGDLRIGRVVSLEVNKKPCDKATKGQEVCVKIAGEPTVMIGRHFDAKNKLVSRLTRDSIDCLKEHFRDEMSKDDWKTVIHLKKILGIQ; this is translated from the exons AtggcgccgaagaagaaaggcggtCGAGGTGGACGGCGCGGTGGCCTGTCCAGTGACGAGGAGTTCGAAGCAAAGAAGCCGACGCCCGTTCCAGCTGCGGAT TCCACCGACTCGGAGTCGTCGAGCGAGGACTCCAGCGAGGACGAGCGTCCCCGGCGCGGTGCCAGCAGATTCGCCCTCGCCGTTTCCAGCAGCGAGTCTGACAGTGACAGTGAGAGCGAAAGCGCCAGCGGAAGTGAGAGTGAAAGTGAGAgtggaggcggcagcgagaGTGGAAGCGAGCGCGAGGACAAGTCGAAGGCGCGTGATGGCAAGGCCGCTCCGAAGCAGGCGGGGAGGAAGGTCgagtcttcgtcctctgcagacgaaaaggaagccGAGTCGAGTGACGAGGAAtcgaagaacgcgaagggaggaggcaAAAGGAAGTCCGAACGCGAGTCCGATAATTCAGACGAGGAGCTAAAGACAAAGGCGCAGCCGTCTCGACCCcaagggaaggcgaaggctTCGCCCAAAAAGGCCCAAGGAAAGGGGAAAAAGGGGAAGCAG GTAGATGATGACGACTTGGATGCTGTTCTTGAGGAAGTCGGAGCAAGTGTGCCTGGGAAGGCGGAGTCGCCTGCGGTAGCAGAGAAGGGCAAGAAGGGCAAGAAGGACAAAAAGGAAGCTGACGACCTCGATGATCTCCTTGCAGAGTTGGAAAGTCCAGCGAAAAAGGGAGCGTCTCCGGTGGCTGCCGCCGCTGCGGCTCCTGTTACAGTCGAGAAGCCGGCTGTTTCCgatgaagaggcagaaggccGTGGAGCTGCTCCTGGCGGTTTGACGAAGAATCAGttgaaaaagcagaagaagaagcaggcagcTCAGAAGAAAGTCGctcagaagaaggacgacagcgacgacgaaaCCAAACCGGCACCCCCCGCGAAAAAAGGCCCTCTGAGTGCTGCCGCGCGAGCGGCGCAGGAGCGTCTTCGACTTCtcaaggaagaggaagaacgtcaaaagaaggaggaagaggagcggAAGCGccaggaggaagaacagaggaagcg agaagaggaggaggagaagagacggcaaGAGGAGCGCGCActgagagagcagagacgagctgagaggaagcagcgtttgaaggaagaagggaagctGCTGAGTtccaaggagaagaaagagagggagcgaCAGCAAGCCTTTCTGCGACAGCTCCAAGAAAAGGGCGTCGTACTTGGCGAGGATCAAAGCGAGACAAGccacaagaagaagagctcgCGCGCCGTggacggaaagaagaagaagaagaaagagaagacagagacaccggaggaTGCCGAGGAAGCGGAGTCCTCccgaagacgcgaagaagaaccgagagaagaagagaaaaaacgcaaagaggaagagccaG CTCATGAAAACTGGGAGGAGTTGTTGGACGAATTAGACGACGACGGCGACTCTCCGGACGCGAAGACGAACACCGAGAAGGAGCAGCAATCacagaaagtgaagaagggaggGGCGAACGCGCGGCAGAGAGCCGCCAtggaagcagctgcagcggtCGAGGCCGCTGCGGCTGCTGAGAAGAAGGCCCAAGAAGAGgctgcggagaaaaaaaagaaggaagtcgaGCTCAGGTCTCCCATCGTCTGCATTCTGGGCCATGTCGATACAG gAAAGACGAAACTTCTGGACAAGATACGACACACGAACGTCCAAGACAACGAGGCGGGAGGAATCACTCAACAGATCGGTGCGACGTATTTCCCTCCCGAGGCTCTTGTGGAACAGTGCAGAAAG ttcaGCAAGGCCGAGCTTCGTTTGCCAGGCCTGTTGATCATCGACACACCGGGGCACTCGTCCTTCACAAATCTGCGCGCGCGGGGGTCATCTCTCTGCGACCTGGCCATCGTCGTCGTAGACATCATGCATGGAATGGAGCAGCAGACTCGCGAGTCTCTTGAGTTgctgaagcagaaaaaaTGTCCGTTCATCATCGCGCTGAACAAAATCGATCGCCTGTACGGGTGGAACAGCATTCCATGGCAGCACGACATTCCGAAGCATCTCGCGTCGCAAGGGCCTTCGACGAGAGACGAATTTGACAGGCGCGCCATGGAGGCCATCACTCAG cTGCAAGAGGAAGGCTTCAACTGCCGGCTGTACtgggagaacgaagacgtGAGGAAGAACGTCTCTGTCGTACCAACGTCGGCCGTCACGGGCGAAGGCGTTCCCGATCTGCTGAACTTAGTCGTTCAGGTTAACCAGACCTTGATGCAGAGAACCATTGCCAAGGAAGCTGTCGACAGCCGACTCGCGAGAGGTGATCGACAACTCCAGTGCACCATTCTGGAGGTGAAAGCGATCGAT GGCTTGGGTACGACGATCGATGTGATTCTCGTTCACGGGACGCTGtacgaaggagacaagatTGTGGTGTGTGGGATGAGCGGGCCGATCGTCACGACGATCCGCGCGCTGCTGACGCCTCAACCGCTGAAGGAGCTTCGCGTCAAGGGGGAGTACATCCAGCATGCTTTCATCCAAGCGGCCATGGGAGTGAAGATCTCTGCGCCG AACCTGGAAGAGGCGGTGGCAGGCACGAGTGTGTTTGtcgtggaagaagacgacgacatCGAGGATTTGAAGGAAGAAGTCATGAGCGACATGGGATCCATTTTCAAGTCTGTCGATCGGACCGGAAGCGGCGTGTACGTCATGGCAAGCACTCTCGGGAGTCTGGAagcgcttctcgtctttttgcAGGAGAGCAAGATCCCTGTCTTCGGAGTCAACATAG GCACAGTCCAGAAGAAGGatgtgaagaaggcgagtaTCATGAGGGAGAAAGGTCGACCGGATCTGTCCGTTATCCTTGCGTTCAACGTCAAA GTTGACCCcgaagcggagaaggaagcgaagacccTCGGCGTCAAGATCATGACAGCTGAGATCATTTATCACCTGTTCGACGAGTTCACTGCGTATTTCCAGAGCatgaaagaagagaaaaa GAAGGCCGTTGCACAGGAGGCGATCTTCCCGTGCATCTTGGGAGTCTTGCCGCAGTACATTTTTAACAAGAAAGACCCGTTAATTCTCGGCGTCGTTGTCGAAGAAGGAATCCTCAAAGTCGGGACACCCCTCTGCGTTCCTGATAAAGGG GATCTGCGTATCGGTCGCGTGGTGTCTCTGGAGGTGAACAAGAAGCCTTGCGACAAGGCAACGAAGGGCCAGGAGGTGTGTGTAAAGATTGCTGGAGAACCGACGGTGATGATTGGTCGACACTTCGACGCGAAAAACAAGCTTGTTAGTCGCTTGACGAGAGACTCCATCGACTGTTTGAAGGAGCATTTCCGCGACGAAATGTCAAAG gacgACTGGAAGACGGTTATCCATTTGAAGAAGATTCTTGGCATCCAGTAG